A stretch of Arctopsyche grandis isolate Sample6627 chromosome 9, ASM5162203v2, whole genome shotgun sequence DNA encodes these proteins:
- the LOC143916545 gene encoding transcription factor E2F4-like gives MPGGFKRSASVDVERANCNTIKKATTAGCRSVHESPDYYRKSHTDVRTQIDESPTHAVGYHLVDHEYGVTPKHQIIRDDPLVPPKTSEAVKRRLELNVDDGVHEKVPPPLVPFKGDFKTPKSKRSNKGQTNNWRNVNSMKRFSERNSRYDTSLSLLTKKFVHLLKTSPNGAINLNTASTKLDVQKRRIYDITNVLEGIGILEKKSKNNIQWKFDNSKVAQKKFLDRQLRCLQAKEDELDDALATADRDFRHLSQDTRFAYITYTDLKGLTEFKDQTVIPIKAPLDTKIVTHPPADNCYSIQFTTDSGEIEVFLCPKLDSPPLTPFVLPKTPVLDDKYPLKPIYDDLPQGSSSTRPNSSTPFASPILNPGLSPKLMNALNRKIVMGSARKNLTDTLFNQPSGNTLSSNTGNNVSSNSRNTSWHVPQQMTSAPTLSIEKKTEKSPPLVTLAGVKIEPDTDSLMYRQKNIRFMNAFISHNDDFDGECFQFQTEDQNTLDLPSTEDAFEPFVPLEPPLTDNDYMFALAHEESLMDLFDID, from the exons ATGCCCGGGGGATTCAAGAGGTCGGCTTCCGTAGACGTGGAGCGGGCGAATTGCAATACGATCAAGAAGGCCACCACCGCCGGCTGCAGATCGGTGCACGAGTCGCCCGACTATTACAGAAAGTCGCACACCGATGTCAGAACTCAAATAGATGAGAGTCCGACCCACGCCGTCGGGTATCATCTCGTCGACCACGAATACGGGGTCACTCCGAAGCATCAGATCATCCGTGATGATCCTTTGGTGCCACCCAAGACGTCCGAA GCTGTAAAACGACGATTGGAGCTGAACGTAGATGATGGTGTCCACGAGAAAGTTCCGCCTCCTTTAGTGCCCTTTAAGGGTGATTTCAAAACGCCCAAATCGAAGAGATCGAATAAGGGGCAGACTAACAATTGGAGAAATGTGAATTCTATGAAAAGATTTTCAGAGAGAAATAG tcgaTACGACACTTCTCTTAGTTTACTTACTAAAAAATTCGTGCATTTATTGAAAACATCTCCTAATGGTGCTATTAATCTTAATACTGCATCTACAAAATTAGACGTACAAAAGAGAAGAATATACGATATTACAAATGTTTTAGAGGGCATTGGTATTTtggaaaaaaagtcaaaaaataatattcaatggaaATTCG ataataGCAAAGTTGCTCAAAAGAAATTTCTAGACCGTCAGTTACGATGTTTACAAGCTAAAGAAGATGAACTGGATGATGCGCTCGCGACAGCCGATAGGGATTTTCGACACCTTTCTCAAGATACACGCTttgcatatattacatatacagatCTGAAAGGTTTGACAGAATTTAAAGATCAGACTGTGATACCAATCAAAGCACCTCTAGATACAAAAATAGTT ACTCATCCACCTGCGGATAATTGTTATTCGATCCAGTTCACGACAGACTCTGGTGAAATAGAGGTGTTCCTGTGTCCGAAATTGGATTCCCCTCCTTTAACGCCGTTTGTCCTCCCCAAAACTCCCGTTTTAGACGACAAATATCCGTTGAAGCCTATTTACGACGATTTACCTCAAGGGTCGTCTAGTACCAGACCAAATTCGTCGACTCCGTTCGCATCTCCTATTTTGAATCCTGGATTGAGTCCAAAACTTATGAATGCACTTAATAGAAAAATAGTGATGGGTTCAGCGCGAAAAAATCTCACTGATACTCTGTTTAATCAACCTAGTGGAAATACTCTTTCAAGCAATACTGGTAATAATGTTAGTAGTAATAGTAGAAATACCTCCTGGCATGTGCCCCAACAGATGACATCGGCACCAACTTTAAGCATAGAGAAGAAGACTGAAAAAAGCCCACCGTTAGTGACATTAGCTGGTGTTAAAATTGAACCAGATACTGATTCACTGATGTACAGACAGAAAAACATAAGATTCATGAATGCTTTCATTAGTCATAATGATGATTTTGATGGAGAGTGCTTCCAGTTTCAAACAGAGGATCAGAACACTTTAG ATTTACCATCAACCGAAGACGCGTTTGAACCATTTGTGCCGCTGGAACCTCCACTAACTGATAATGATTACATGTTTGCCTTGGCCCATGAAGAAAGTCTTATGGACTTGTTCGATATTGATTAA